The Cuculus canorus isolate bCucCan1 chromosome 16, bCucCan1.pri, whole genome shotgun sequence genome includes a region encoding these proteins:
- the LOC128853819 gene encoding corticoliberin-like: MRVRMISAASVLVLLFLPSETCSPLQWPRGLSRRMPLAPQPSWEPWPGAPRPLGATASPLPQRLCQASGAEPIVVPRAQRALQTGKRRDGKPNSLDLTFHLLREFLEMSREERLAQKALSNKLLLQSIGK, encoded by the coding sequence ATGCGGGTCAGGATGATTTCAGCTGCCTCTGTTCTCGTCCTGCTCTTCTTGCCCTCGGAGACCTGCTCGCCCCTGCAGTGGCCTCGAGGCTTGTCCCGCAGGATGCCCTTGGCCCCCCAACCCAGCTGGGAGCCCTGGCCGGGAGCCCCACGACCCCTGGGTGCCACCGCGAGCCCCCTGCCCCAAAGACTGTGCCAAGCCAGTGGGGCAGAGCCCATTGTGGTGCCCCGGGCCCAACGGGCGCTGCAAACCGGCAAGAGGCGAGATGGCAAACCCAACTCGCTGGATCTCACCTTCCACCTCCTGCGTGAGTTCCTGGAGATGTCCCGGGAGGAGAGACTGGCCCAGAAGGCGCTCAGCAATAAGCTCTTGCTGCAGAGTATAGGAAAATGA
- the UCKL1 gene encoding uridine-cytidine kinase-like 1 isoform X3, protein MAAAPGPEGAPEEPHDSNSSAESLDRLYPAVGSSKPPRKRTTSQCKSEPPLLRTSKRTIYTAGRPPWYNEHGTQSKEAFVIGLGGGSASGKTTVATMIIEALDVPWVVLLSMDSFYKVLTKQQQEQAASNDFNFDHPDAFDFDLIIATLKKLKQGKSVKIPIYDFTTHSRKKEWKTLYGANVIIFEGIMAFTDKELLKLLDLKIFVDTDSDIRLVRRLRRDISERGRDIEGVIKQYNKFVKPAFDQHIQPTMRLADIVVPRGSGNTVAIDLIVQHVHSQLEERKLRWDMAALASAHQCHPLPQTLSVLKSTPQVRGMHTIIRNRETSRDEFIFYSKRLMRLLIEHALSLLPFQSCTVQTPQGQDYEGKTYSGKQITGVSILRAGETMEPALRAVCKDVRIGTILIQTNCNTGEPELHYLRLPKDISEDHVILMDCTVSTGAAAMMAVRVLLDHDVPEDKIFLLSLLMAEMGVHSVAYAFPRVKIITTAVDKEVNNLFRIIPGIGNFGDRYFGTDAPPDWSDDEDALST, encoded by the exons ATGGCCGCGGCCCCGGGACCCGAGGGGGCTCCGGAGGAGCCGCACGACAG caaCAGCAGTGCCGAGTCCTTAGACAGGCTGTACCCCGCTGTGGGCTCCAGCAAGCCACCCCGAAAGCGGACCACGAGCCAGTGCAAGTCAGAGCCACCCCTGCTGCGGACCAGCAAGAGGACCATCTACACAGCTGGACGGCCACCGTGGTACAATGAGCATGGTACACAATCCAAGGAGGCCTTTGTCATAG GCTTGGGAGGAGGCAGCGCTTCTGGGAAGACCACAGTGGCCACCATGATCATTGAGGCACTTGATGTCCCTTGGGTGGTTCTGCTGTCCATGGACTCCTTCTACAAG GTGTTgaccaagcagcagcaggagcaggcagccAGCAATGACTTCAACTTCGACCACCCCGATGCCTTTGATTTTGACCTTATCATCGCCACCCTGAAGAAGCTGAAGCAAGGCAAGAGCGTAAAGATCCCCATCTACGACTTCACCACACACAGCCGGAAGAAGGAATGG AAAACCCTATATGGCGCCAACGTGATTATCTTTGAAGGCATCATGGCATTCACAGACAAGGAACTCCTGAAG CTCCTTGATCTGAAGATATTTGTAGACACAGACTCGGACATCCGCTTGGTTCGTCGCCTGCGCAGGGACATCAGTGAGCGTGGCCGTGACATCGAGGGTGTCATCAAGCAGTACAATAAGTTTGTCAAGCCTGCCTTTGACCAGCACATCCAGCCCACCATGCGGCTGGCCGACATCGTCGTGCCTCGAG GGAGTGGAAACACAGTGGCAATTGACCTGATCGTTCAGCACGTCCACAGCCAGCTGGAAGAG AGGAAGCTGCGCTGGGATAT gGCTGCCCTGGCCTCTGCCCACCAGtgccacccccttcctcagACCCTCAGCGTGCTGAAGAGCACCCCTCAGGTGAGGGGCATGCACACCATCATCAG AAACAGAGAGACCAGCAGAGATGAGTTCATTTTCTACTCCAAGAGGCTGATGCGGTTGCTAATTGAGCACGCACTCTCCCTGCTCCCGTTCCAG AGCTGCACAGTCCAGACCCCTCAGGGCCAGGACTACGAAGGGAAGACATACAGCGGGAAGCAA ATCACTGGGGTGTCCATCCTGCGAGCGGGCGAGACCATGGAGCCAGCGCTGCGAGCGGTTTGCAAGGACGTCCGCATCGGGACCATCCTCATCCAGACCAACTGCAACACGGGCGAGCCGGAG CTCCACTATCTGCGGCTGCCAAAGGACATCAGTGAAGACCACGTCATCCTGATGGACTGCACGGTCTCTACGGGCGCAGCGGCAATGATGGCAGTGCGGGTGCTGCTG GATCATGATGTCCCAGAAGACAAgatcttcctcctctctttgctTATGGCAGAGATGGGTGTCCACTCAGTAGCCTATGCTTTTCCCCGGGTGAAGATCATCACCACAGCTGTGGACAAGGAGGTGAATAACCTTTTCCGGATAATCCCCGGCATTG GGAACTTTGGCGATCGGTACTTCGGGACGGACGCTCCTCCGGATTGGAGCGATGATGAAGATGCTCTTAGCACTTAG
- the UCKL1 gene encoding uridine-cytidine kinase-like 1 isoform X1, whose amino-acid sequence MSSPPAFSSVRISGCWALGPDGGNSSAESLDRLYPAVGSSKPPRKRTTSQCKSEPPLLRTSKRTIYTAGRPPWYNEHGTQSKEAFVIGLGGGSASGKTTVATMIIEALDVPWVVLLSMDSFYKVLTKQQQEQAASNDFNFDHPDAFDFDLIIATLKKLKQGKSVKIPIYDFTTHSRKKEWKTLYGANVIIFEGIMAFTDKELLKLLDLKIFVDTDSDIRLVRRLRRDISERGRDIEGVIKQYNKFVKPAFDQHIQPTMRLADIVVPRGSGNTVAIDLIVQHVHSQLEERKLRWDMAALASAHQCHPLPQTLSVLKSTPQVRGMHTIIRNRETSRDEFIFYSKRLMRLLIEHALSLLPFQSCTVQTPQGQDYEGKTYSGKQITGVSILRAGETMEPALRAVCKDVRIGTILIQTNCNTGEPELHYLRLPKDISEDHVILMDCTVSTGAAAMMAVRVLLDHDVPEDKIFLLSLLMAEMGVHSVAYAFPRVKIITTAVDKEVNNLFRIIPGIGNFGDRYFGTDAPPDWSDDEDALST is encoded by the exons ATGAGCAGTCCCCCGGCCTTCTCTAGCGTCCGCATATCGGGCTGCTGGGCCCTGGGGCCGGATGGCGG caaCAGCAGTGCCGAGTCCTTAGACAGGCTGTACCCCGCTGTGGGCTCCAGCAAGCCACCCCGAAAGCGGACCACGAGCCAGTGCAAGTCAGAGCCACCCCTGCTGCGGACCAGCAAGAGGACCATCTACACAGCTGGACGGCCACCGTGGTACAATGAGCATGGTACACAATCCAAGGAGGCCTTTGTCATAG GCTTGGGAGGAGGCAGCGCTTCTGGGAAGACCACAGTGGCCACCATGATCATTGAGGCACTTGATGTCCCTTGGGTGGTTCTGCTGTCCATGGACTCCTTCTACAAG GTGTTgaccaagcagcagcaggagcaggcagccAGCAATGACTTCAACTTCGACCACCCCGATGCCTTTGATTTTGACCTTATCATCGCCACCCTGAAGAAGCTGAAGCAAGGCAAGAGCGTAAAGATCCCCATCTACGACTTCACCACACACAGCCGGAAGAAGGAATGG AAAACCCTATATGGCGCCAACGTGATTATCTTTGAAGGCATCATGGCATTCACAGACAAGGAACTCCTGAAG CTCCTTGATCTGAAGATATTTGTAGACACAGACTCGGACATCCGCTTGGTTCGTCGCCTGCGCAGGGACATCAGTGAGCGTGGCCGTGACATCGAGGGTGTCATCAAGCAGTACAATAAGTTTGTCAAGCCTGCCTTTGACCAGCACATCCAGCCCACCATGCGGCTGGCCGACATCGTCGTGCCTCGAG GGAGTGGAAACACAGTGGCAATTGACCTGATCGTTCAGCACGTCCACAGCCAGCTGGAAGAG AGGAAGCTGCGCTGGGATAT gGCTGCCCTGGCCTCTGCCCACCAGtgccacccccttcctcagACCCTCAGCGTGCTGAAGAGCACCCCTCAGGTGAGGGGCATGCACACCATCATCAG AAACAGAGAGACCAGCAGAGATGAGTTCATTTTCTACTCCAAGAGGCTGATGCGGTTGCTAATTGAGCACGCACTCTCCCTGCTCCCGTTCCAG AGCTGCACAGTCCAGACCCCTCAGGGCCAGGACTACGAAGGGAAGACATACAGCGGGAAGCAA ATCACTGGGGTGTCCATCCTGCGAGCGGGCGAGACCATGGAGCCAGCGCTGCGAGCGGTTTGCAAGGACGTCCGCATCGGGACCATCCTCATCCAGACCAACTGCAACACGGGCGAGCCGGAG CTCCACTATCTGCGGCTGCCAAAGGACATCAGTGAAGACCACGTCATCCTGATGGACTGCACGGTCTCTACGGGCGCAGCGGCAATGATGGCAGTGCGGGTGCTGCTG GATCATGATGTCCCAGAAGACAAgatcttcctcctctctttgctTATGGCAGAGATGGGTGTCCACTCAGTAGCCTATGCTTTTCCCCGGGTGAAGATCATCACCACAGCTGTGGACAAGGAGGTGAATAACCTTTTCCGGATAATCCCCGGCATTG GGAACTTTGGCGATCGGTACTTCGGGACGGACGCTCCTCCGGATTGGAGCGATGATGAAGATGCTCTTAGCACTTAG
- the UCKL1 gene encoding uridine-cytidine kinase-like 1 isoform X2: MSSPPAFSSVRISGCWALGPDGGNSSAESLDRLYPAVGSSKPPRKRTTSQCKSEPPLLRTSKRTIYTAGRPPWYNEHGTQSKEAFVIGLGGGSASGKTTVATMIIEALDVPWVVLLSMDSFYKVLTKQQQEQAASNDFNFDHPDAFDFDLIIATLKKLKQGKSVKIPIYDFTTHSRKKEWKTLYGANVIIFEGIMAFTDKELLKLLDLKIFVDTDSDIRLVRRLRRDISERGRDIEGVIKQYNKFVKPAFDQHIQPTMRLADIVVPRGSGNTVAIDLIVQHVHSQLEERELSVRAALASAHQCHPLPQTLSVLKSTPQVRGMHTIIRNRETSRDEFIFYSKRLMRLLIEHALSLLPFQSCTVQTPQGQDYEGKTYSGKQITGVSILRAGETMEPALRAVCKDVRIGTILIQTNCNTGEPELHYLRLPKDISEDHVILMDCTVSTGAAAMMAVRVLLDHDVPEDKIFLLSLLMAEMGVHSVAYAFPRVKIITTAVDKEVNNLFRIIPGIGNFGDRYFGTDAPPDWSDDEDALST; the protein is encoded by the exons ATGAGCAGTCCCCCGGCCTTCTCTAGCGTCCGCATATCGGGCTGCTGGGCCCTGGGGCCGGATGGCGG caaCAGCAGTGCCGAGTCCTTAGACAGGCTGTACCCCGCTGTGGGCTCCAGCAAGCCACCCCGAAAGCGGACCACGAGCCAGTGCAAGTCAGAGCCACCCCTGCTGCGGACCAGCAAGAGGACCATCTACACAGCTGGACGGCCACCGTGGTACAATGAGCATGGTACACAATCCAAGGAGGCCTTTGTCATAG GCTTGGGAGGAGGCAGCGCTTCTGGGAAGACCACAGTGGCCACCATGATCATTGAGGCACTTGATGTCCCTTGGGTGGTTCTGCTGTCCATGGACTCCTTCTACAAG GTGTTgaccaagcagcagcaggagcaggcagccAGCAATGACTTCAACTTCGACCACCCCGATGCCTTTGATTTTGACCTTATCATCGCCACCCTGAAGAAGCTGAAGCAAGGCAAGAGCGTAAAGATCCCCATCTACGACTTCACCACACACAGCCGGAAGAAGGAATGG AAAACCCTATATGGCGCCAACGTGATTATCTTTGAAGGCATCATGGCATTCACAGACAAGGAACTCCTGAAG CTCCTTGATCTGAAGATATTTGTAGACACAGACTCGGACATCCGCTTGGTTCGTCGCCTGCGCAGGGACATCAGTGAGCGTGGCCGTGACATCGAGGGTGTCATCAAGCAGTACAATAAGTTTGTCAAGCCTGCCTTTGACCAGCACATCCAGCCCACCATGCGGCTGGCCGACATCGTCGTGCCTCGAG GGAGTGGAAACACAGTGGCAATTGACCTGATCGTTCAGCACGTCCACAGCCAGCTGGAAGAG CGTGAACTCAGTGTCAG gGCTGCCCTGGCCTCTGCCCACCAGtgccacccccttcctcagACCCTCAGCGTGCTGAAGAGCACCCCTCAGGTGAGGGGCATGCACACCATCATCAG AAACAGAGAGACCAGCAGAGATGAGTTCATTTTCTACTCCAAGAGGCTGATGCGGTTGCTAATTGAGCACGCACTCTCCCTGCTCCCGTTCCAG AGCTGCACAGTCCAGACCCCTCAGGGCCAGGACTACGAAGGGAAGACATACAGCGGGAAGCAA ATCACTGGGGTGTCCATCCTGCGAGCGGGCGAGACCATGGAGCCAGCGCTGCGAGCGGTTTGCAAGGACGTCCGCATCGGGACCATCCTCATCCAGACCAACTGCAACACGGGCGAGCCGGAG CTCCACTATCTGCGGCTGCCAAAGGACATCAGTGAAGACCACGTCATCCTGATGGACTGCACGGTCTCTACGGGCGCAGCGGCAATGATGGCAGTGCGGGTGCTGCTG GATCATGATGTCCCAGAAGACAAgatcttcctcctctctttgctTATGGCAGAGATGGGTGTCCACTCAGTAGCCTATGCTTTTCCCCGGGTGAAGATCATCACCACAGCTGTGGACAAGGAGGTGAATAACCTTTTCCGGATAATCCCCGGCATTG GGAACTTTGGCGATCGGTACTTCGGGACGGACGCTCCTCCGGATTGGAGCGATGATGAAGATGCTCTTAGCACTTAG